DNA from Sphingomonas sp. SUN039:
AAAGCGGATGTGCGGCGCGGATTTCAGGCGCAAGGTCGGGTCGAGCAGCACCGGAGACTTGATGAAGGTGTTGCGGTGCAAGCCCCCCAGTCGCGCGAATTCGGCGTTCTGCAGCCCCGGGATCATCCGGAACACGCGGACCTGTTCGGCATGTTTCAGCTTGGTCTGGAACCCGACGATATTCCACAGTGTGCCGAGCGCATTGTCCTGCCGCAGCTGCACCACGGCCCAGGGCCAGCGCCCGGTCTTCGGGTTGTCGAGCCCGACCGGTTTCATCGGCCCGAAGCGCAAGGTGTCGAGGCCGCGTTCGGCCATCACCTCGATCGGCATGCAACCGTCGAAATAGGGGACGTTTTCCCATTCCTTATACTCGGTCTTTTCGCCCGCGATCAGCGCCGCGTGGAAGGCGAGATATTCGTCCTTGGTCATCGGGCAATTGATGTAGTCCGCGCCCCCCTTGTCCCAGCGCGCGGCGCGCCAGCAGATGTCCATGTCGATGCTGTCGTGATGGACGATGGGGGCGAGTGCGTCGAAGAAGGCGAGGCTTTCCTCGCCGGTCTCCGCACCGATAGCTTGGGCGAGCAACGGCGCGGTGAGCGGCCCTGTAGCGATAATGGCGGGTCCGGCGGGCAATGTGTCGACCCGTTCGCGGATCAGGTCGATATTGGGATGCGCTGCAATCGCCGCCGTCACCCCACCCGAATAGCCGTCGCGGTCGACCGCGAGCGCCGACCCCGCCGGCACGCGGTGCGCGTCGGCCTCTCGCATGATGAGCGACCCCAGGGTCCGCATTTCCTGATGCAGCAGACCGACCGCATTGGACTCGGCATCGTCGGAACGGAACGAGTTCGAGCAGACCAGCTCGGCGAGGTCGGTCGTCCGGTGGGCGGCGGTGACGTCACCGCCTGCACCCCCGCGCATTTCGGACAGGCGGACGCGGTATCCCGCTTGCGCCAGCTGCCAAGCCGCCTCCGACCCCGCCATGCCGCCGCCGATGATGTGGATGTCGTGAGTCAAAAATCGGGTCCGATATTTTTGCGGGAATGCACCAGATAGCTTTGAACGATCGTGCGTAACATTACCAACCTCACCCACATCGACCCTGTAAATCGCAATTCGACCCGCCTAAGCGAATCGACCGCGAGGGGAACATGGCAAGAACCTTGCGTGTAGGACAGGGGCTGTTGCCAGCCTCGTCATTTTCGCGTGGACGGGAAAGACGGGGTAAAGCTTTCCCAGGCACTATTCCCATGTCGTCAGGCGGTGTGCCACCAGAGCGCAGCTTGCGCCGGTCATTGCAAAGGCAGCTCCGAACATTCCCGACGCGTCGGGAATGAATGCGAACGGTAGCCCCGCCGAACCGGCCCCGGCCAGCGCCCAGGCAACCGGGAACCGCAAGGCAAAATTGCCGATGCCGATACCGTGCATGAACCAGGTACCGATCAGATTGGGCACCACCGAAAGTACGAAGCCGAACAGGGTCGAAGCGAAGACCATCATGATCACACCGCCAGCGACATCAGCACTGGCGCCGAATTTATAGGTCGCGGGCATTTCCGTCGCCCAAGCGGCAAGCGCGTACGACGCGAGAAATGCCGGGCCGGCGGCGAGCGATGCGAACATCGCCCCCGCCCTATAGTGTCCCCTTCGCATCACCGGGCAACC
Protein-coding regions in this window:
- the trmFO gene encoding methylenetetrahydrofolate--tRNA-(uracil(54)-C(5))-methyltransferase (FADH(2)-oxidizing) TrmFO, yielding MTHDIHIIGGGMAGSEAAWQLAQAGYRVRLSEMRGGAGGDVTAAHRTTDLAELVCSNSFRSDDAESNAVGLLHQEMRTLGSLIMREADAHRVPAGSALAVDRDGYSGGVTAAIAAHPNIDLIRERVDTLPAGPAIIATGPLTAPLLAQAIGAETGEESLAFFDALAPIVHHDSIDMDICWRAARWDKGGADYINCPMTKDEYLAFHAALIAGEKTEYKEWENVPYFDGCMPIEVMAERGLDTLRFGPMKPVGLDNPKTGRWPWAVVQLRQDNALGTLWNIVGFQTKLKHAEQVRVFRMIPGLQNAEFARLGGLHRNTFIKSPVLLDPTLRLKSAPHIRFAGQITGCEGYLESAAIGLLAGRFAAAELAGDVISLPPPTTAFGALLAHITGGADVATYQPMNVNFGLFPPLELTKKTGKADRKRMYSARAREHLGEWITALPVHPRQPVPQPESV